One part of the Parcubacteria group bacterium ADurb.Bin159 genome encodes these proteins:
- a CDS encoding DNA methylase, with product MYFFILGHNFILSIGEIMSLVKKNFEIEEESKNVLILKCPVFDLNDFQKKLGGTIKLGEIKTCLPLTQFSKISPLIFSLLPLTAKKIYFGFSIYPIEETAPLKNFNQLIKDLSLKIKKDLKEKNISSRWVASKEPSLSSVVVKKNNLDKPEKGVEFVILVSKNKFYLGKTAAWQDFEKEKYFDFGRPSRPIKSGLLPPKLARLLINLSQVEKDEIILDPFCGSGTILSEAIGLGYKKIIGADINKKALNRTKENINWLTRQTKEKINFQLLLSDVQNISKKIPSSSIGAIITEPYLGPLKTPSSETKILYLISDLSHLYLNAFKEFRKILKPKAKVVIISPVFLLKNKKYFLPLKDKIKKQEWEIINPLKNSKKFNNVPLIYHQPDQKIWREILIFQKI from the coding sequence ATGTATTTCTTTATTTTAGGACATAACTTTATTCTGTCAATAGGGGAAATAATGTCTTTGGTTAAAAAAAATTTTGAGATAGAAGAAGAATCAAAAAATGTTTTAATCTTGAAGTGTCCTGTCTTTGATCTAAATGATTTTCAGAAAAAACTTGGCGGAACAATAAAACTTGGAGAAATTAAAACTTGCTTACCATTAACTCAATTTTCTAAAATTTCTCCTCTGATTTTTTCTCTACTCCCTTTAACAGCAAAAAAAATTTATTTTGGTTTTAGTATTTATCCAATAGAAGAAACGGCTCCTTTAAAAAATTTTAATCAATTAATCAAAGATTTATCTCTTAAAATAAAAAAAGATTTAAAAGAAAAAAATATTTCTTCTCGTTGGGTTGCTTCAAAAGAACCTTCTCTTTCTTCAGTGGTTGTTAAAAAAAATAATCTTGATAAACCGGAAAAGGGCGTTGAGTTTGTTATCTTGGTTTCAAAAAATAAATTTTATTTAGGCAAAACTGCCGCTTGGCAAGATTTTGAAAAAGAAAAATATTTTGATTTTGGCCGTCCTTCTCGACCAATTAAATCAGGCCTGCTTCCGCCAAAATTAGCTCGTCTTCTTATCAATCTTTCTCAAGTAGAAAAAGATGAAATTATTTTAGATCCCTTTTGCGGCAGCGGCACTATTTTAAGTGAAGCTATTGGTTTGGGCTATAAAAAAATTATTGGCGCTGATATAAATAAAAAAGCTCTTAATAGGACAAAAGAAAATATTAATTGGCTTACGAGGCAAACTAAAGAAAAAATAAATTTTCAATTGCTTTTATCTGATGTCCAAAATATAAGCAAAAAAATTCCCTCATCATCGATCGGGGCGATTATCACTGAACCGTATTTGGGGCCACTAAAAACTCCCTCTTCTGAAACCAAAATTCTTTATCTAATTTCCGATTTATCTCATCTCTATCTTAATGCTTTTAAAGAATTCCGAAAAATATTAAAACCAAAAGCAAAAGTAGTTATTATTTCTCCTGTTTTTCTTTTAAAAAATAAAAAATATTTTCTCCCCTTAAAAGATAAAATTAAAAAACAAGAATGGGAGATTATCAATCCATTAAAAAATAGTAAAAAATTTAACAACGTTCCTCTTATTTATCATCAACCAGATCAAAAAATCTGGCGAGAAATTTTAATTTTTCAAAAAATATGA
- the rpsF gene encoding 30S ribosomal protein S6: MTYEMLYIIPAPYTEKDVGLITKEINKIVEDSGGKILEEKNLGARVLAYPIKRVRQGFYVLLHFTLSPKEVKSFSANLKLRKDVLRFLIIKKEEGKIRKQRPRRVKPAPVTEVLPPVEEKEKIKPKPKKEKIDLSKIDKEIDKLLEIK; the protein is encoded by the coding sequence ATGACTTACGAAATGCTTTATATTATTCCGGCTCCTTATACAGAAAAAGATGTCGGATTAATAACTAAAGAAATAAATAAAATAGTAGAAGATTCTGGCGGAAAAATTTTAGAAGAAAAAAATTTGGGCGCCAGGGTTTTGGCTTACCCTATAAAGAGAGTGCGTCAAGGGTTTTATGTCCTTCTTCATTTTACTCTATCTCCCAAAGAGGTCAAATCTTTTTCAGCAAATTTAAAACTGAGAAAAGATGTCTTGCGTTTTTTGATTATAAAAAAAGAAGAAGGGAAAATAAGAAAGCAAAGACCAAGACGAGTGAAACCGGCGCCAGTGACGGAAGTTTTACCTCCCGTAGAAGAAAAAGAAAAAATTAAACCCAAGCCCAAAAAAGAAAAAATAGATTTATCAAAAATAGATAAAGAAATTGATAAATTACTGGAAATAAAATAA